Genomic window (Streptomyces sp. NBC_01431):
GTACGGTCACGGAGTTCGAGCGGTTGCTCTCGCGGGCTGGATTCAGGCTGAACCGCATCGTGCCCACCCCGTCACTGCCGTCGGTCATCGAGGCGGAGGCGGTGTGAACGGGGCATGTGGAGGCGGGCGTTGAGGGAGCCCCTGAAGCCTTGCGCATGCCGAGGGAGCCGCCGCGCGTGCGCTGTCAGAACGTCCAGGCCGCGTTGCGCAGAAAGAGGGCGACGACGGCGACGAGACAGAGGATGACGGCCCAGGAGCCGCGGCCGGTGTGCCGGTTCCCGCGGCGCCGCTTCGAGGTCCTCGCCTTCCTCGGGCCGCGCGGACGCGTGCCCTCGCCGGGCGCCGCACCCGCGGCCGTCTCGGCCAGCAACCGGCGGCAGACGGTGGCGAGTTCACTCGTGCCGATGGTGAGACTGACGACGGTCTCCGAGCGGGCCGGGGCCGTGGTGCCCCCGTCGAGGATGCGGCCAGCACGGAGCAGCACCTGGTCCTGGCCGCCGGTGGGGGAGAGGCTGATCCAGCGCTCGACGTGTGACCCGCGGATGACGACACTGCCGGACCGCTCCCGGTACACGGTGTGCTCCCGCCACAGCACCACGGCCAACTCCCTTGCGGTGTCCCGCAGTTGCGCACTCACACGTCCCCCGTTTTTCCCCGGCCCTTCGAACAAGCATCGCACTCTAGCGTTCTGCGGGACGCTCCGCGAACCGGTCCGTCCGAGGGCGCGCCTCACCCCGCCGGTTCGACTTCCAGGTAGTGGTGGCGGCGCGGTCCCCGGTACTCAAGCGCCACCCATCCGAGCCGTCGCAACACCTCCGCACAGCGCTGGAGCGACTCGCTCGCCGTGTACGCGGCGCCGCCGCCGGGCGGTCCGAGCCATTCGACCCGGGCCAGCGATGGCCGGTCGGCGGCGCCGACCCGGTAGCCGGTCGCGCACCGCCGGCCCGCGGCATCGACGGCCGACGGTGCGATCCCCGCGGCCTCCAGGGCGAGGGAGACGGCCCGCACGGGCTGGAGCCGCTCCCACTGCGCGGGTGTCGAGGCGTCCGGGCCGTCCAGGACGCGCCGGATGTTCAGCAGGCCTTCGAAGGCGGTGCGCACGGCGGCCTCCCGCCCGGTCCCGCTCCGCGGTGCCTCGTCCCCTGTGGCCACCTCGAACGGCCCATCCGTCATCGCTCGCCTCCGCTCGCGCCCGGCCGCAACCGGTCCGGTGTCCGAACTCACCGGAACCGTATGGTTCCGAACTCACCGGAACCGTACGGCAGTTGGGTCACCGTCCGCCCGAGACCCGCAGGACCGTGCCGGTGGTGTACGAGGCATCGGGGGACAGCAGCCAGGCGACGGCCGCGGCGATCTCGGACGCTTCGCCGGGGCGGCCGAGCGGGATGCCGGCGGCCGCCCGCGCCGGGCGGTCCGGATCGCCCATGGTGGCGTGTATGTCGGTGCCGATGATGCCAGGGGCCACCGCGTTCACCCGGATGCGGTCCTGGCCGAGTTCCTTGGACAGGCCGATGGTCAGGGCGTCGGTCGCGGCCTTCGACGCGGCGTAGTGGACGTAGTCGCCGGGGGCGCCGAGGGTGGCCGCGGCGGAGGAGATGTTGACGATGGCGCCGCCGCCGAGCGCGGCCATGTCGCGGGCGGCCCGTCGGCAGCAGAGCAGGTAGCCGAGGACGTTCACGTCGAGGACGCGCCGCAGGTCGTCGGTCCGGGCATCGGCCAGCCGGCCGAGCGGTCCGGTCACCCCGGCGTTGTTGACCAGGCCGCTCACCGGGCCGAGTTCCGCCGCCGCGGTGTCGAACAGCCGCTCCACGTCCGCCTCCTGGGACGTGTCCGCCCGCACGGTGACACACCGGCCGCCCGCCTCCTGCACCATCGCGGCGACCTCCCGGGCGGCCGCCTCGTTGCTGACGTATCCGAGGGCCAGATCGTGTCCGTCGGCCGCGAGCCGGACGCATGTGGCCGCCCCGATCCCGCGACTGCCGCCTGTGACGATGGTGACCGGACGTGACACGTGCTGCCTCCCGCGCTGGCTGGCCCACGCATGTTGATACATGCGTGGGTATCAAGTCCTACCGCATGGCGTTCGGGCCGCCGCATCGGCCCCGCATGGAAGGCGCCTCGTCGGGCCCGTCAGTCCTCGGTGCAGACCGCCTCGTCGCCGGTGGCCGTCGCGAGGGGAGCCTGCGCCGCGTCCAGTCCCTCGGTCAGCGTGGCGAGGAGGGTGCGCAGGGTGTGGAAGTCGTCCGGCGGCAGGTTGACGGCTTCCGCGAGGCGGTGCGGCACGGCCACCGCGCGCTCGCGCAGTTCCGTGCCCCGGTCCGTGAGTCGGATGGTGACGGACCGCTCGTCCGCCCGGCTGCGGTGGCGTTCGACGACGCCCGCCGATTCGAGGCGCTTGAGCAGGGGCGACAGCGTGCCCGAGTCCAGGCGCAGCTTCTCGCCGATCTTCTTGACCGGCAGTTCGCCGTGTTCCCAGAGCGTCAGCATCACCAGGTACTGGGGGTACGTCAGCCCGAGATCCTTCAGCAGTGTGCGGTAGACGCCGTTGAACGCGCGCGAGGCGGCGTGCAGAGAGAAGCAGAGCTGCAGGTCGAGCCGCAGGTAGTCCTCGTCGTGCGGGCGGGTGGGAGGCGTGGTCACCATGTGGCCAGGTTAGCACGCGCACCATTTAGTTGTGCACAACTTAATTGTGTGCTTCAGTTGTGTCCGGGCAGCCGAGGCTTCCCGGTACGGAGCCGCACCGGCTCCCTATCGCCGGAACACGAGAGGAACCGATCCCATGGACGCGCTCTACACCGCGGTGGCGACCGCCAACGGCCGCGAAGGCCGCACCGTCAGCTCCGACGGCCAGCTCGACCTGCCCCTGGCGTTCCCCGCGGCCCTCGGCGGCAACGGCCAGGGCACCAACCCCGAGCAGCTCTTCGCCGCCGGGTACGCGGCCTGCTTCGCCAGCGCCATGGGCCAGGTCGCCCGGCAGCTGAAGCTCGACATCAAGGATGTTTCGGTCACCGCCGAGGTCGGCATCGGCAAGGACCCCGCCGACGGCGGCTTCGGTATCGGCGTCGTCATGCGCGTCGAGCTGCCCGAGCACCTCGAAGGCGCCACGGGCGAGAAGCTCGTCGAGCTGACCCACGCGGCCTGCCCGTACTCCAAGGCGACCCGCAACAACATCCCGTTCGAGATCGTCATCGAGTAGCAGCGGCGACCGGCCTTCGGGGGCGACCTCAGCTGGAGCGGTCGCCGCGCGCGAGCAGCGTGCGGTACCACTCCAGCGTCGCGTCGAGGGTGTCGCCCATCGCGACGGGTCCGGCGCCGAACGCGGCCTCGAAGGCGCCCGAGTCCATGATCTGCGGCTCGGTGTGCTGGTAGAACATCTCGGCGTACGCGTCCATGAAGACCTGGTCGAACGGGCCGAAGGGGCGCGGCTCTTCCAGGGTGACCACCTTCAGCGGCCGCCCGACGCGCTCCTCGATCATCCGCAGCACCTCGCGGGTGCTCAGGGCGGGGGCGGTGGGCAGGTGCCAGACGCGGCCGTCGCCGTGCGGGCTCTCGCCGAGCGTGGCGAGGCCGGCGGCCACCGCGCGGATGTCGGTGTAGCTGTGGGGGAGGTCGATGTCCCCCAGGGTCAGCACCTCGGCGCCGGTCAGCGCGCCGGGGAAGACGGCCGCGCCGAGGGTCGAGTTGAGGACGCCGGGGCCGACGAAGTCGGCGGACCGGCCGAGCACGACCGAGGCATCCCCTTCGCGGTGTGCGGCCAGGTACTTCTCGTCCAGCTCGGCGCGCATCATGCCCTTGTTGCTGGTGGCGCGCCACGGCGTGTCCTCCGTCATGACCTCGCCGTGGGTCTCGCCGTACGGGTAGAGCGTGTCGAGTACGACAAGGCGCGCGCCCTCGGCCGCGGCGGCGGCGAGCACGGCTCGCTGGATCCGCGGCATGACGTCGGTCTGGAGCTGGTAGGCGACGTTGACGCAGTGGTAGACGACCGCGGCTCCGCGTACGGCGGCGGCCGCCCCCTCGGGTGATCCGACATCGCCCCGCATGCGCTCAACTCCCCATATTGCAGGGCCCGTTCCCGACCGGTCGACGAGTCGCACCTGGTGACCGCGCCGGGCGAGTTCGGCCGCGACCGCCTGACCGGCCGGACCCGCGCCCAGGACCACGTGGAGGCTGTCCGTCGTGTGAGTCATGTCGATTCCCCTCTCGGCCAGGACGGCATCCGTCCCGGCTCCGTTGTGTGGTGTGCCGATAGTTAGAGACTCTAACGCGCATGAATGGCCATCGCAATAGTGAGTTCTTTAAAGGCGTGCTTTGCGGGGTCGGGAGGGCACGTGCGCCCATCGCACGGGGCGGGCGACGGGCGACCGTTCGGGTCGAGCCCGCTGGTGGCGCAAGGGGAGAGGCGGCCGGCGGCGGACGCGAAACGCGTCCCCGCACGGCCGCCTCGGCGCGCCCGTCTCACACCGGAAGACCCCGTGGGCCCCCGTTCACCCCGCCGGTGCCGCCGGTGGGGCCGGCGACTCGCCCGCGCCCGCAAGCCGGGCGGACAGCGGGGCGGCGACGTCCTCCAGGGACTTGCCCTCGGCGTCGATGGCGAGGAAGGCGGCCACCACTCCTGCCGCCGTCATCAGGCCCGCGCCGATGCCGAACGCGAGCACCGCGTCGCCGACCACGCCGCTGGACGTCAGCGCCGAGAACACCAGCGGTCCGGAGATGCCGCCCGCCGCCGTACCGATGGCGTAGAAGAAGGCGATCGCCATCGCGCGGGTCTCCATCGGGAAGATCTCGCTCACGGTGAGATACGCGGAACTGGCGCCCGCTGAGGCGAAGAACAGCACCACGCACCAACACGCGGTCATCGTCGCCGAGTTGAGCCACCCCTGGCTGAAGAACCACGCGGTGACGAAGAGCAGGAGGCCGGACAGCACATACGTCCCGGCGATCATCTTGCGGCGCCCCACGGTGTCGAAGAGCCTGCCGAGCAGCAGCGGTCCGAGGAAGTTGCCGAAGGCGATCACGGCGAAGAAGTAGCCGGTGGTGCCGCTCGACACGTCGAAGAACTTGACCAGGATCGAGCTGAACCCGAACGTGATCGCGTTGTAGAGGAACGCCTGCCCGATGAAGAGGGCGAACCCTAGCACCGCACGTTTGGGATACGAACGGAACAGGGTCCGCGCGATCTCGATGAAGCCCACCGTCTCGCGCTGTTCGATGGTGATGGACCCTCCCGGCGGCGGCAGTCGCTCGCCGGTGTCCGCCTCCACCTTCCGCTCCACGTCGTCGAGCAGTTGCTCGGCACCCGCCTCGCGGCCGTGGATGAACATCCACCGCGGGCTCTCCGGCACGTGCCGCCGTACGAACAGGATCACGAGACCCAGCACCACGCCGAGGGCGAAGGTGACCCGCCACCCGATGTTCTTGGGGAAGATGTCCGTGTTGAGGGCGAGCACGGAGAGCAGTGCGCCGCCCATCGCGCCCAGCCAGTAGCTCCCGTTGATGATGAGGTCCACCCGGCCGCGGTACCTGCTCGGGATGAGCTCGTCGATGGCGGAGTTGATGGCCGCGTACTCGCCGCCGATGCCGAAGCCGGTGAGGAAGCGGAACAGGAAGAACCACCACGCCGAGAAGGACAGGGCGGTCATCGCGGTGGCGGCCAGATAGACCGCGAGGGTGACGAGGAAGAGCTTCTTGCGCCCGAACCGGTCGGTCAGCCAGCCGAAGAACAGCGCGCCGGAACAGGCACCCGCCACATACAGTGCGGCGCCCAGGCCGGTGACCTGGGCGTCGGTGATGGCGAGCCCACTACCGGGCTCCGAAAGGCGGCTCGCGATGTTCCCGACGACGGTTACTTCGAGGCCGTCCAGGATCCACACGGTGCCGAGGCCGATCACGATCATCCAGTGCCAGCCCGACCAGGGCAGCCGGTCGAGCCGGGCCGGAACGGCGGTGGTGATGGTTCGCGGCCCCGTCCCCGCCGCCCCGGAGTCCCGCACCGTACTGCCCGTACCGCTCATGACCTGCCTCCTGCCGCCGCCACCCGGAACCGGACCTGACGGACGCGAGTACCCGGCGATCCCCGGACATACTCCCTGCCATGACCCGCCGAAAAGCCGGACCGCCGCCTGCGCGCCGCGGCAGGGGCGCGGACCCTCCTCTCGCGATGGGCCGGATGCGTACATCGAGGCTCCGCGGGCGCTCTCAGGAAGCCGGAACGGGCTCCGTGCCCGGCGCCAACTCCATTGGGGCGAAGCCCTGTTCGGCCCAGATCAACCGCGAGGACTCCTCCGGGTACGGCGCGGTGAAGGGCTCGGCGGCGAAGATGCGGGTCAGTCGTTCGGCCGCACCGTAGCGGGCCCAGCCGGGGTCGCCGTGGGCCGCGAAATCGGACCATGCCCGGCCCATGGCGTCGGAGAGCGCCTCGGCCTCGGCCGGCGGCTCCTCGCCGAACAGCATCGGCCCGAACCCTTCGCGCAGGGTGCCGAAGACCAGCGGCACGTCCAGGCCGTGACAGGCCCCGAGGGCGCCGCCCATCGCGGGGGCCGGCCAGGTCAGTTCGTAGGCGTACGTCGTGCCACCGCCCGCGGCGTGCGCCTCGGCCAGATGCAGGCTCGGCATCCGAAACAGCCAGTCCGACATGACCAGGTCCTGCAACGTGGTCGGATCGGCCGCGGGGTGGCTCGTGCGGTACGCCGCCGCGCCGTCCGCGCCGGGCGCGAACCGGGCCAGGGTGACGGCGGCCTCCTCCTCGGTGACCTTCCCGAACCGGCCGCCCATCACGGTGAACAGCCGTGCCTCGTCCCGATTGTGACCCACTATCAGATCCACGTCCGCGC
Coding sequences:
- a CDS encoding organic hydroperoxide resistance protein codes for the protein MDALYTAVATANGREGRTVSSDGQLDLPLAFPAALGGNGQGTNPEQLFAAGYAACFASAMGQVARQLKLDIKDVSVTAEVGIGKDPADGGFGIGVVMRVELPEHLEGATGEKLVELTHAACPYSKATRNNIPFEIVIE
- a CDS encoding MarR family winged helix-turn-helix transcriptional regulator, yielding MVTTPPTRPHDEDYLRLDLQLCFSLHAASRAFNGVYRTLLKDLGLTYPQYLVMLTLWEHGELPVKKIGEKLRLDSGTLSPLLKRLESAGVVERHRSRADERSVTIRLTDRGTELRERAVAVPHRLAEAVNLPPDDFHTLRTLLATLTEGLDAAQAPLATATGDEAVCTED
- a CDS encoding NAD-dependent epimerase/dehydratase family protein, translating into MTHTTDSLHVVLGAGPAGQAVAAELARRGHQVRLVDRSGTGPAIWGVERMRGDVGSPEGAAAAVRGAAVVYHCVNVAYQLQTDVMPRIQRAVLAAAAAEGARLVVLDTLYPYGETHGEVMTEDTPWRATSNKGMMRAELDEKYLAAHREGDASVVLGRSADFVGPGVLNSTLGAAVFPGALTGAEVLTLGDIDLPHSYTDIRAVAAGLATLGESPHGDGRVWHLPTAPALSTREVLRMIEERVGRPLKVVTLEEPRPFGPFDQVFMDAYAEMFYQHTEPQIMDSGAFEAAFGAGPVAMGDTLDATLEWYRTLLARGDRSS
- a CDS encoding SDR family oxidoreductase; amino-acid sequence: MSRPVTIVTGGSRGIGAATCVRLAADGHDLALGYVSNEAAAREVAAMVQEAGGRCVTVRADTSQEADVERLFDTAAAELGPVSGLVNNAGVTGPLGRLADARTDDLRRVLDVNVLGYLLCCRRAARDMAALGGGAIVNISSAAATLGAPGDYVHYAASKAATDALTIGLSKELGQDRIRVNAVAPGIIGTDIHATMGDPDRPARAAAGIPLGRPGEASEIAAAVAWLLSPDASYTTGTVLRVSGGR
- a CDS encoding MFS transporter, which translates into the protein MSGTGSTVRDSGAAGTGPRTITTAVPARLDRLPWSGWHWMIVIGLGTVWILDGLEVTVVGNIASRLSEPGSGLAITDAQVTGLGAALYVAGACSGALFFGWLTDRFGRKKLFLVTLAVYLAATAMTALSFSAWWFFLFRFLTGFGIGGEYAAINSAIDELIPSRYRGRVDLIINGSYWLGAMGGALLSVLALNTDIFPKNIGWRVTFALGVVLGLVILFVRRHVPESPRWMFIHGREAGAEQLLDDVERKVEADTGERLPPPGGSITIEQRETVGFIEIARTLFRSYPKRAVLGFALFIGQAFLYNAITFGFSSILVKFFDVSSGTTGYFFAVIAFGNFLGPLLLGRLFDTVGRRKMIAGTYVLSGLLLFVTAWFFSQGWLNSATMTACWCVVLFFASAGASSAYLTVSEIFPMETRAMAIAFFYAIGTAAGGISGPLVFSALTSSGVVGDAVLAFGIGAGLMTAAGVVAAFLAIDAEGKSLEDVAAPLSARLAGAGESPAPPAAPAG